In the genome of Candidatus Lernaella stagnicola, one region contains:
- the yedF gene encoding sulfurtransferase-like selenium metabolism protein YedF produces the protein MRTLDVRGLACPEPIVRAKKAMVDDGEPALLLLVDSAVTRDNLEKFAASKGFTFAATEVDAEWEISITGGTMPTEPVAGEAVATRNLPVILCKTPFFGNQSGELGRILIRAFFKTLLDIDQQPARVIFVNEGVNLPCDDEQVIEYCRELERRGCEIVSCGTCLDYFGLLDELQVGRVGNMYDIAGALLEAGHVVEP, from the coding sequence ATGAGAACGTTGGATGTCCGAGGCTTAGCGTGCCCCGAACCGATTGTCCGGGCGAAGAAAGCCATGGTGGACGACGGCGAGCCGGCGTTACTGCTGCTGGTGGACTCGGCGGTCACGCGCGACAACCTCGAAAAATTTGCCGCCTCCAAAGGGTTTACGTTCGCCGCCACGGAAGTGGACGCCGAGTGGGAAATCAGCATTACCGGCGGCACGATGCCGACAGAGCCGGTGGCCGGCGAGGCCGTCGCGACGAGGAATCTACCGGTCATCCTGTGCAAAACGCCGTTTTTCGGAAACCAAAGTGGCGAGCTGGGCAGGATCCTGATTCGCGCGTTTTTCAAAACACTGCTGGATATCGACCAGCAGCCCGCACGCGTGATTTTCGTCAACGAGGGAGTGAATTTGCCCTGCGACGATGAGCAGGTCATCGAGTACTGCCGCGAATTGGAACGCCGGGGCTGCGAGATCGTCAGTTGCGGCACCTGCCTCGACTATTTTGGCCTGCTCGATGAACTCCAAGTCGGCCGCGTTGGTAACATGTACGACATCGCCGGCGCATTATTGGAGGCCGGGCACGTCGTGGAGCCCTAA
- the selB gene encoding selenocysteine-specific translation elongation factor, with the protein MNRRLVMGTAGHIDHGKTSLIKLLTGTDCDRLPEEKARGITIELGFTHLALPSGGDLGVVDVPGHERFVRNMVAGAGGIDFVVLVVAADEAVMPQTREHLAICRLLGIRYGLIAMTKLDLVDQDMLELAEQDVRDFVAGSFLEDAPIVPVSTVTGQGRDDLLRVIEQTAAQVTGRSESGIFRLPIDRVFTMKGFGTVVTGTTIGGRVGVGDEVEILPSGRRTRVRGLQVHGHAVEQTLAGRRTAVNLQGIDVSEAPRGDVLAPPDLLSPSWMLDVEIEMLDDAPRPLKRRSLVRVHCFTREVMARVVPMSADEILPGQSGLAQLRLTEPLLALPGDRFVMRSYSPITTIGGGVILSSQPRKHRAPFTKALADLQALSSEDIAEKMRVHYRLTGRAGIELRRLAPMLGVGEKLLRPHYQKMLSQQHLVRIDPDTERAVDAEAFAEIQGDLLTMLKRFHKERPTEPGISRAQWLSAKPKGAVPKVMEKVASVLLAAEKVVQEDGIVRLLDHSVTADEQLQAILDDLFAYATGCGLSAPTHKEMLERAGDKKLGEEAIGMLLRDGRLERLGGELFFASDALREAEEKLVAYLEENEEINAQGYKTLFDLTRKWVIPLAEYFDARRVTLRVGDRRVLRKRR; encoded by the coding sequence ATGAACCGCCGCCTGGTGATGGGTACCGCCGGTCACATCGACCACGGCAAAACCAGCCTCATTAAGCTGTTGACCGGCACCGATTGCGACCGCTTGCCGGAAGAAAAGGCGCGCGGCATCACCATCGAACTGGGCTTCACCCACCTCGCGCTACCCTCGGGCGGCGACCTGGGCGTGGTCGACGTGCCGGGCCACGAGCGCTTCGTGCGCAACATGGTGGCCGGGGCGGGCGGCATTGATTTCGTAGTACTCGTGGTCGCGGCGGACGAAGCGGTCATGCCACAAACCCGCGAGCACCTGGCGATCTGCCGTCTGCTGGGCATCCGTTACGGCTTAATCGCCATGACCAAACTCGATCTGGTCGACCAGGACATGTTGGAATTGGCCGAGCAGGACGTGAGGGATTTCGTCGCCGGCTCGTTTCTGGAAGACGCACCGATCGTACCGGTCAGCACCGTCACCGGGCAGGGGCGCGACGACCTTTTGCGTGTCATCGAACAGACGGCGGCACAGGTCACCGGCCGCAGCGAAAGCGGCATCTTTCGGCTACCGATCGACCGCGTGTTCACGATGAAAGGCTTCGGCACCGTGGTCACGGGCACCACCATCGGCGGGCGCGTCGGCGTAGGCGACGAGGTGGAGATCCTGCCTTCGGGCCGCCGCACCCGGGTGCGCGGGCTGCAGGTTCACGGCCACGCGGTGGAACAAACGCTGGCCGGCCGCCGCACGGCGGTCAATCTGCAGGGGATCGACGTGAGCGAAGCGCCCCGCGGCGACGTGCTTGCGCCGCCCGACTTGCTATCCCCCTCGTGGATGCTCGATGTCGAGATCGAAATGCTCGACGACGCGCCGCGACCGCTCAAGCGACGCAGCCTCGTGCGCGTGCATTGTTTCACTCGCGAGGTCATGGCCCGGGTCGTGCCGATGTCGGCTGACGAGATCCTCCCCGGGCAGAGCGGCTTGGCGCAACTGCGGTTGACCGAGCCCCTGCTGGCGTTGCCGGGCGACCGCTTCGTGATGCGTTCCTACTCGCCGATCACCACCATCGGCGGCGGTGTTATCCTCAGTTCGCAGCCACGCAAACACCGCGCTCCCTTCACCAAGGCTCTTGCGGATTTGCAGGCCTTGTCCAGTGAGGACATCGCCGAGAAAATGCGCGTGCATTACCGCCTGACCGGCCGCGCGGGCATCGAACTGCGGCGGCTCGCGCCCATGCTTGGCGTGGGGGAGAAGCTTCTGCGGCCGCATTACCAGAAAATGCTGAGCCAACAACACTTGGTGCGCATCGATCCGGACACGGAGCGCGCCGTCGACGCCGAAGCCTTCGCCGAAATCCAGGGCGATCTGCTCACGATGCTGAAACGTTTTCACAAGGAGCGACCCACGGAGCCGGGCATCAGCCGCGCGCAATGGCTTTCGGCCAAACCGAAAGGCGCGGTGCCGAAGGTGATGGAAAAAGTGGCGAGCGTTTTGTTGGCCGCCGAGAAAGTTGTGCAGGAAGACGGCATCGTGCGACTGCTGGATCATTCCGTCACCGCCGACGAGCAGTTGCAGGCAATTCTCGACGATCTGTTCGCCTATGCGACCGGGTGCGGGTTAAGCGCGCCGACCCACAAGGAAATGCTCGAGCGCGCCGGAGACAAAAAACTGGGCGAGGAAGCGATCGGCATGCTGCTGCGCGACGGCCGCCTCGAACGTCTCGGTGGGGAGCTGTTCTTTGCTTCCGACGCCCTGCGCGAAGCCGAGGAAAAGCTCGTCGCGTATCTCGAGGAGAACGAGGAAATCAACGCCCAGGGCTACAAAACGCTGTTCGACCTGACACGCAAGTGGGTTATCCCCCTGGCCGAGTACTTCGACGCCCGGCGCGTTACGCTGCGGGTGGGTGACCGGCGTGTGTTGCGGAAACGGAGATAG
- a CDS encoding kelch repeat-containing protein — translation MRVLATVAMILIVTAFPVVAAEGGPDDFGYVWTDAAPYQWIDAGAGELVTFPSEDSLVGPFPIGFAFDFYGEKFEQFYISSNGRLVFVNQQETFKIPCIPSESPYLAYIAAYWDDFDPTVEGEAYFLVLGEEPQRFLIVEFRAFRHWNTEDDTVTAQVILSEETSYILLQYQDPSTEAGAGATIGLMSPVEELGLSISCRQAGLVPASSYLIRHPAFLDLRATDSFVAAAPGDSSSFELSVRNATDGPATITFDLAGSMWPISITPPAVDLDPGDTGLITVQVDVPGDVDLWDVDAVTFAAVATDDPLTETALTLTTYAGPDWQLLEGVLPVAFQDHAVVSDGEWIYVLSNYLAPGVSGDFVRFNLAGDFEVLTPLEPAVHVSDGVYLWNKLVFLGGIDEYGDVTDAMNVWDIAAGEWIEQYRLPAPTTWAATVVLDQELYVLGGFDGQKTKDTVWVFNPVNATWRRAASLLEPRQRPLAGVVQGKIIVAGGSNSLPLRTAEMYDPQSNTWTEISPPPRDLVGSADCTCNDRFYAIGGQQADRASNVVVEYDPATDAWTSISRLQAGRYYLEADLLDGRIVVAGGMEALFIPTDSAETLDLDCADEIVPGDRDFGTGDDDDDSTPDDLGGDDDDDDEEGCCGC, via the coding sequence ATGCGTGTCCTGGCAACGGTCGCGATGATCTTGATCGTAACGGCTTTTCCTGTCGTGGCGGCCGAGGGCGGTCCGGACGACTTTGGTTACGTATGGACGGACGCCGCGCCCTACCAATGGATCGACGCGGGCGCCGGTGAGTTGGTGACCTTCCCCAGTGAGGATTCGCTCGTCGGACCCTTTCCTATCGGCTTCGCGTTCGACTTCTACGGCGAGAAATTCGAGCAGTTCTACATCAGCAGCAACGGGCGCTTGGTGTTTGTGAACCAGCAGGAGACCTTCAAAATCCCGTGCATTCCCAGCGAAAGCCCGTATCTGGCTTACATTGCCGCGTACTGGGATGACTTCGATCCCACCGTGGAAGGCGAAGCCTACTTTTTGGTATTGGGTGAAGAACCCCAGCGTTTTCTGATCGTCGAATTTCGCGCCTTCCGCCACTGGAACACCGAGGATGACACCGTCACCGCACAGGTCATCCTTTCCGAAGAAACCAGCTACATCCTCTTGCAGTACCAAGATCCGTCCACCGAAGCCGGCGCGGGAGCGACCATCGGCCTGATGAGCCCGGTGGAGGAATTGGGCCTGTCCATCTCCTGCCGGCAAGCCGGACTGGTGCCCGCTTCTTCGTATTTGATCCGTCACCCTGCCTTTCTCGACCTGCGCGCGACCGATAGCTTCGTCGCCGCTGCGCCGGGCGATTCGTCCAGTTTCGAACTCAGCGTGCGTAACGCCACCGACGGACCGGCGACGATCACCTTCGACCTCGCCGGCAGCATGTGGCCGATCTCCATCACGCCGCCCGCCGTTGATCTGGATCCCGGCGACACCGGCCTGATTACGGTGCAGGTCGACGTGCCGGGTGACGTCGATTTGTGGGATGTCGACGCCGTCACTTTCGCGGCCGTCGCGACCGATGATCCTCTTACCGAAACCGCGCTGACCCTCACGACCTACGCCGGACCCGATTGGCAATTGCTCGAAGGCGTGCTGCCCGTCGCGTTTCAAGACCACGCTGTGGTGTCCGACGGCGAATGGATCTACGTGCTCTCCAACTACCTCGCGCCGGGTGTGTCGGGTGACTTCGTGCGCTTCAACCTCGCCGGTGACTTCGAAGTCCTCACGCCGCTGGAGCCCGCGGTGCATGTTAGCGACGGCGTCTACTTGTGGAACAAGCTCGTTTTCCTGGGCGGCATCGACGAATACGGCGACGTCACCGACGCGATGAACGTGTGGGATATCGCCGCGGGCGAATGGATCGAACAATACCGCTTGCCCGCGCCCACCACCTGGGCCGCGACCGTCGTGCTCGACCAGGAGCTTTACGTCCTGGGCGGTTTTGACGGCCAGAAAACAAAAGACACCGTGTGGGTCTTCAACCCGGTGAACGCCACGTGGCGGCGGGCGGCGTCGCTGCTCGAGCCGCGTCAACGGCCGCTGGCGGGTGTGGTGCAGGGCAAGATCATCGTGGCCGGCGGCTCCAACAGTCTGCCGCTGCGCACCGCCGAGATGTACGATCCGCAAAGCAATACGTGGACGGAGATTTCACCGCCGCCGCGCGATTTGGTCGGCAGCGCCGACTGCACGTGCAACGACCGTTTCTACGCCATCGGCGGCCAGCAAGCCGATCGAGCCTCCAACGTCGTCGTGGAATACGACCCGGCAACCGACGCTTGGACGTCCATCAGCCGTCTGCAAGCCGGTCGCTATTACCTCGAAGCCGACCTGCTCGACGGGCGCATCGTCGTGGCCGGCGGCATGGAAGCGCTGTTCATACCGACCGACAGCGCCGAGACGCTTGACCTGGATTGCGCCGATGAAATCGTGCCCGGCGACCGCGACTTCGGCACCGGGGATGACGACGACGACTCGACGCCGGACGATCTTGGCGGCGATGACGATGATGACGATGAAGAAGGATGCTGCGGCTGCTGA
- a CDS encoding CoA pyrophosphatase has product MVDNVMKNGPIPRVAPEVIQRKLAQHPPRKLQIDGYAPAAVLVPLLRDGDGDRLLFTRRTDKVEHHKGQISFPGGRQDPGENLLECALRETEEEVGVDRADVEILGRLDDTWTPSRYVISPYVGLVRHPYEFVISEDEIDDLLIVELERLLNPAHYTEQEMHHEGRSALVPFFHVDEIIIWGATARILKQFLFRTYEWEEP; this is encoded by the coding sequence ATGGTAGACAACGTTATGAAAAACGGTCCGATACCGCGCGTCGCGCCGGAGGTTATCCAGCGGAAACTCGCGCAGCACCCGCCGCGGAAGTTGCAGATCGACGGGTATGCGCCCGCCGCCGTGTTGGTGCCGCTATTGCGCGACGGCGACGGCGACCGTCTTCTGTTCACCAGGCGCACCGATAAGGTCGAGCACCACAAGGGGCAGATCAGCTTTCCCGGCGGGCGCCAGGATCCCGGCGAGAACCTGCTGGAATGCGCGCTGCGTGAAACCGAGGAAGAGGTGGGCGTGGATCGGGCAGACGTCGAGATTCTCGGGCGGCTGGACGATACCTGGACGCCGTCGCGCTACGTCATTTCGCCCTATGTGGGACTCGTGCGGCATCCCTATGAATTCGTCATCAGCGAAGACGAAATCGACGACCTGCTGATCGTGGAACTCGAGCGATTGCTGAACCCGGCGCACTACACCGAACAGGAAATGCACCACGAGGGACGCAGCGCACTGGTTCCCTTTTTTCACGTCGACGAGATCATCATTTGGGGTGCCACCGCCCGAATTCTGAAGCAATTTCTTTTTCGAACCTACGAATGGGAGGAACCGTGA
- a CDS encoding DUF3343 domain-containing protein, protein MSRVCALTFLSVHDVLKAEKLLQAEGRRVRLIPVPKQISPDCGVALQIACDRLDEVKQTLHELAHRFKGCYYVEDAVFTPLEDDS, encoded by the coding sequence ATGAGTCGCGTGTGCGCGCTGACCTTTCTGTCGGTGCATGACGTACTCAAAGCGGAGAAGCTCCTGCAAGCCGAAGGCCGGCGGGTGCGTTTGATCCCGGTGCCCAAGCAAATCAGCCCGGATTGCGGCGTGGCGCTGCAAATTGCCTGCGACCGGCTCGATGAGGTAAAACAAACACTGCACGAATTAGCGCATCGATTCAAAGGTTGTTACTACGTCGAAGACGCGGTGTTTACGCCGCTGGAGGACGATTCATGA
- a CDS encoding aminotransferase class V-fold PLP-dependent enzyme, with translation MNDAARLYFDNAATSYPKPESVYEAMDRYARQSGGSAGRSAHRHALDGSRLLFHLRTELAELLGGDEDRVVLTMHATEAINLALFSLLEPGATCLHGALEHNAVMRPLAHLAATRKAHLVEVPGDDQGRMTPAALDRALHETGAKLVVTLHASNVNGAAQDVAALSEVAARHDARFVVDAAQSAGVLDLDQKAMGIDALCVTGHKALFGPTGTGALLLSETVSDRIQARMHGGTGSQSESEHTPDFLPDRLEAGTPNTFGAAGLLAGIRFVRERGVADIARHERELRSRMIDRLRAIDDLTVYGDMSGPATSVVSFTCSLAPSDVAFLLAERYGIAVRPGLHCAPRAHRTLGTMPAGTLRLAPSVLTPVDAVDEVAAAIAEIVKLAS, from the coding sequence ATGAACGACGCCGCGCGCCTCTACTTCGATAACGCCGCGACCAGCTACCCCAAACCCGAATCGGTGTACGAGGCGATGGATCGCTACGCGCGCCAAAGCGGCGGCAGCGCCGGGCGCAGCGCTCACCGTCACGCGTTGGACGGCAGCCGACTACTCTTTCATCTGCGGACGGAGTTGGCCGAGCTTCTCGGCGGTGACGAAGACCGCGTCGTGCTCACCATGCACGCCACCGAGGCGATCAACCTCGCCCTTTTCTCGCTGTTGGAACCCGGCGCGACGTGCTTGCATGGCGCTCTGGAACACAACGCCGTGATGCGGCCGCTCGCGCACCTGGCGGCCACGCGAAAGGCCCACCTCGTGGAGGTCCCGGGTGACGACCAGGGCCGCATGACGCCCGCGGCCCTCGACCGCGCCCTGCACGAAACCGGCGCGAAACTCGTCGTGACTCTACACGCCTCCAACGTCAACGGCGCGGCGCAGGATGTGGCGGCCCTGAGTGAGGTCGCGGCCCGGCACGACGCCCGTTTTGTCGTGGACGCCGCGCAATCGGCGGGCGTGCTCGACCTGGACCAAAAAGCCATGGGCATCGACGCGCTTTGCGTGACCGGCCACAAGGCGCTGTTCGGCCCCACCGGCACCGGCGCGTTGTTGCTTTCGGAGACCGTGAGCGATCGCATTCAAGCCAGAATGCACGGCGGTACGGGTTCGCAATCCGAAAGCGAACACACGCCCGATTTCCTGCCCGACCGCCTTGAGGCGGGCACGCCCAATACCTTCGGCGCGGCGGGCCTGCTGGCTGGAATCCGCTTTGTGCGGGAACGGGGCGTGGCTGATATCGCCCGTCACGAACGCGAATTGCGCAGTCGTATGATCGACCGCCTGCGCGCCATCGACGACCTCACCGTGTACGGCGATATGTCGGGACCGGCCACCAGCGTCGTGAGTTTCACCTGCAGCCTGGCGCCCTCCGACGTGGCGTTTTTGCTGGCCGAACGGTACGGCATCGCGGTGCGGCCGGGCTTGCATTGTGCGCCGCGCGCCCACCGAACCCTCGGCACGATGCCCGCCGGTACCCTGCGCCTAGCCCCGAGTGTGTTGACGCCGGTCGATGCCGTGGACGAGGTCGCCGCCGCGATCGCCGAGATAGTGAAGTTGGCGTCATGA
- a CDS encoding glycosyltransferase family 39 protein: protein MNPHRELSPLQKRVVQVCLALIVLYAAAVYMYAASLHAPIVDEAVFGRASLEILGGDTFLTGWRVMKPPVVYYAQAAARAMLGPTAFAGRLPGLLATIGCLLLLYRLGRRWFGEVAGLLSVALMAASPYLVEHFPTGRTDAVALFFILLAVDLAWSRRLGWAGFAYAISFSTRQLAALSFPIVMAFAMLAEHLHADEKRPPLKLAWYVTWTFFKGTLPVLAVLAVWSTFERIPFAWLVNELQLEKYHEGEHVSLGAWDKLRHWLSGSRRFFVFWPLLLAALAGWGAGLVFLATRAAKKWRAVDDPARAVVAVLAAFVLFFYAAHTMKWLTTYWRFLVPVTPWVFLLGGWALALLLRYVDRGWAWSGVLLAPVLALSFLVPMTIAFGTGLSPLQQPVPEDDVPRVVRWLEDNAAPDAIVFNRKFGPEFDYATYGTRLKHKQLVQQPEKLKPYALSKLDRELFLFLSHKHRNEWLAFLNRDLAPVFHLEVVDLPLQRSDLYRVKVVDAGGVTAGEIAYLDGAAMVREPLTCNVLRRLFEQALSDSKPVAFAWQVCDPNATPGILAWQVGHFPVGGMRVAKAGFYYDAPRIDWSALTVAHRLVIHQSKRAHAEFMLTAEHLAEYAARKNKNLDNLKFIVESDGVLLRAQVKLPGWQPQLEARGSLELRGDHVYFRLREASLDGVRPPKFVLEYAEKVMNPAFKLDLRRWGLQAASVRYAAFPANAVVVTAQARD from the coding sequence ATGAATCCGCATCGCGAACTCAGCCCCTTGCAGAAACGTGTCGTGCAGGTCTGCCTGGCGCTCATCGTGCTCTACGCGGCCGCTGTGTATATGTACGCGGCGTCGCTGCATGCGCCGATCGTCGACGAAGCCGTGTTCGGGCGGGCGTCGCTCGAAATTCTCGGCGGCGATACGTTTCTGACAGGCTGGCGTGTGATGAAGCCGCCGGTGGTGTACTACGCGCAAGCGGCGGCGCGGGCGATGCTCGGCCCGACCGCTTTTGCCGGGCGCTTACCGGGCCTGCTGGCGACGATCGGCTGCCTGCTGCTCCTCTATCGCCTGGGGCGGCGGTGGTTCGGCGAAGTCGCCGGCTTGTTGAGTGTCGCGCTGATGGCGGCGTCGCCCTATCTGGTCGAGCATTTTCCCACCGGACGCACCGACGCCGTGGCGTTGTTTTTCATCCTGCTGGCCGTCGATTTGGCGTGGTCACGACGTTTGGGCTGGGCGGGATTCGCGTACGCGATTTCCTTCAGTACGCGGCAGTTGGCGGCGCTGTCCTTTCCGATCGTCATGGCTTTTGCGATGCTGGCCGAACACCTGCACGCCGACGAAAAGCGCCCGCCGCTGAAGCTCGCCTGGTATGTGACGTGGACCTTCTTCAAGGGCACGTTGCCGGTGTTGGCGGTGCTGGCGGTCTGGTCGACGTTCGAGCGCATACCCTTCGCGTGGTTGGTAAACGAACTGCAACTCGAGAAGTACCACGAGGGCGAGCACGTTTCGCTCGGCGCGTGGGATAAGTTGCGCCACTGGCTGAGTGGCTCGCGGCGATTTTTCGTATTTTGGCCGCTGCTTCTGGCGGCGTTGGCCGGGTGGGGCGCCGGCTTGGTGTTCCTGGCGACGCGGGCGGCGAAAAAGTGGCGGGCGGTTGACGACCCAGCGCGGGCCGTCGTGGCGGTGTTGGCCGCTTTCGTCCTCTTTTTCTACGCGGCGCACACGATGAAATGGCTGACGACCTACTGGCGCTTTCTGGTGCCGGTGACGCCGTGGGTGTTTCTGCTCGGCGGTTGGGCGCTGGCGCTGCTGTTGCGTTATGTCGACCGGGGTTGGGCGTGGTCGGGCGTGCTGCTGGCGCCGGTGCTGGCGCTGTCGTTTCTGGTACCGATGACGATCGCCTTCGGGACCGGTCTCTCGCCGTTGCAGCAGCCGGTGCCGGAAGACGACGTGCCGCGCGTTGTGCGTTGGTTGGAAGACAACGCCGCGCCGGACGCGATCGTATTCAACCGCAAGTTCGGGCCGGAGTTCGATTACGCAACCTACGGCACGCGCTTGAAGCACAAACAACTCGTGCAACAACCGGAAAAGCTCAAGCCGTATGCTTTGAGTAAGTTGGACCGCGAACTCTTTTTGTTTCTCAGTCACAAGCATAGGAACGAGTGGTTGGCCTTCCTGAACCGGGACCTCGCGCCGGTGTTTCACCTCGAAGTTGTGGACCTACCGCTGCAACGCAGTGATCTCTATCGGGTCAAAGTGGTCGACGCGGGCGGTGTCACGGCCGGTGAAATCGCCTATCTCGACGGTGCCGCCATGGTGCGCGAGCCGCTGACGTGCAATGTGCTACGCCGGTTGTTCGAACAAGCGCTGAGCGACAGCAAGCCCGTCGCATTTGCGTGGCAGGTGTGCGATCCCAACGCGACGCCGGGGATTCTGGCGTGGCAGGTCGGGCATTTTCCGGTCGGCGGCATGCGCGTGGCCAAGGCCGGATTTTATTACGATGCGCCGCGCATCGATTGGTCGGCGTTGACTGTGGCGCACCGTTTGGTGATCCATCAATCGAAGCGCGCCCACGCCGAATTCATGCTGACGGCCGAGCACTTGGCGGAGTACGCGGCGCGGAAAAACAAGAACCTCGACAACCTGAAGTTCATCGTTGAGTCCGACGGCGTGCTGCTTCGCGCGCAGGTCAAGCTGCCGGGGTGGCAGCCGCAACTCGAGGCGCGCGGCTCGTTGGAACTTCGGGGCGACCACGTCTACTTTCGCCTGCGGGAAGCCAGTCTGGACGGCGTGCGACCGCCGAAATTCGTCCTCGAGTATGCTGAAAAAGTGATGAACCCCGCGTTCAAGCTCGATCTGCGGCGTTGGGGTTTGCAGGCGGCGTCGGTGCGTTACGCGGCGTTTCCGGCCAATGCCGTCGTCGTCACGGCCCAAGCGCGCGACTGA